In one window of Tellurirhabdus rosea DNA:
- a CDS encoding heme NO-binding domain-containing protein, giving the protein MKGVLFTELLNMVEQRHGYELVDRILTTTNLTSGGIYTAVGTYPAAEMEALLQTLAAETGTSLPIWLNVFGHHLFGVFTRYYAHFLTGVSGTFDLLQQIEGYIHVEVRKLYPDAELPQFVTSRPEADTLEMLYRSERRLSDLACGLMEAAFAHYGEQASITRTPLNADESEVRFIIRQHRGV; this is encoded by the coding sequence ATGAAAGGAGTGCTATTTACAGAATTGCTCAATATGGTCGAACAGCGACATGGGTACGAGCTGGTGGACCGGATTCTGACTACAACAAACCTGACATCAGGAGGAATTTATACGGCCGTGGGAACCTACCCGGCGGCCGAAATGGAGGCGCTGCTGCAAACGCTGGCGGCCGAAACCGGTACTTCGCTGCCAATCTGGCTCAACGTTTTCGGACATCATCTGTTTGGGGTGTTCACGCGCTACTACGCCCATTTTCTGACCGGAGTTAGCGGCACCTTCGACCTGCTTCAGCAGATTGAAGGCTACATTCACGTGGAAGTGCGCAAGCTTTACCCGGATGCAGAATTGCCCCAGTTCGTGACGTCCCGACCCGAAGCGGATACGCTGGAGATGCTTTACCGCTCCGAACGGCGGCTCAGCGACCTGGCCTGCGGCCTCATGGAGGCGGCTTTTGCGCATTACGGCGAACAGGCTTCCATCACCCGAACGCCGCTGAACGCCGACGAGTCCGAAGTCCGTTTTATTATTCGCCAACACCGTGGAGTCTGA